The Thermus hydrothermalis nucleotide sequence CGCTCTGCTGCCGTTGCCTTAAGCCTGCCCTAAGGTTTCCTCCACCCGACTCGCCAACTTTTCCAAGAAATCAAAGAACATGGGCCCGTAGTGGGCGAGCTCGTCCCCGTCCGTGGCCGCCACGGGGAAGGTCCAGCCCCGCGCCTCGGCCAGGGCCTTGGCCTTGGCCAAGGGGTTCTTCCCCCAGGGCTTGGGCTCATAGAGGAAGAGGTCAGGCTTCCTCCGGGCCACCTCCTCCAGGTCGGGGGCGAAGTAGGCCTGGGGCACGTCCAGGAAGATGGGCTCTAGCCCCAGGTGGAGGAGGGCCTGGGCGATGTAGCTCCCCCGGCCCACGGTGATGGGCCCGCCCAGGTCCATCTCAAAGTAGACCCTCAGGCGAAACCGGCCCCTAAGGGCGGCGTAGCGCTCGGCCAGGCGGTGGGCAAGCCCCGTGGCCTCGGCCTCGAGGCCCAAGAGGTGCCCCAAGGTGGAGAGATTTTCCAGGATGCCGTAGGGGCTCGTGGGGAGGGGCACGGCGTAGACGGGAAAGCCCTCCTCCTTAAGCCTCAGGGCCTGCTCCCGCTGCACCCCCGTGGAGAGGAGGACCAGGTCGGGCTTAAGGCTCCTCAGGAGCTCCAGGCGGGTCTTGGTGTAGGAGGCCACCACGGGCAGGGAGAGGACCTGGGCCGGGCGGTGGCAGAAGGCGCTCCGGCCCACGAGCCTATCCCCCACCCCCAGGGCGAAAAGGGCGTCCGTGAGGTTCGGGGCCAGGCTCACGATGCGCCCGAAATGGTCGGGAAGGTCCACGGGTCCCAAAAGCTCGTGAAAAAGCCTCATCGCCTCAGGTCCAAGGAGCGGGCGTGGCCCTCCAAGCCCTCCGCCCGGGCGAGCACCGCCCCCTTGGCGGCAAGCTCCTTCACCGCCCTATCCCCTAAGCCCACCACAGGGATGACCTTCAGGAAGTCCCGCACGCTAAGGCCCCCTTGGAAGCGGGCGGTGCCCGAGGTGGGCATTACGTGGCTGGGCCCGGCGATGTAGTCCCCTAGGGCCTCGGGGCTTCCCTCCCCCAGGAAGACCCCCCCGGCGTTTTGCACCTTCCCTAGCCAAGGAAGGGGGTCGGCCAAGGCCAGGCAGAGGTGCTCGGGGGCGTAGAGGTTAGCGAGCGCAAAGGCTTCCTCCAGGTCCCGGGTGAGGACAAGCCCCCCCCGCTCCAGGGCCCTCTTGGCGATCTCCGCCCGGGGAAGCTCGGAAAGCTGCCGGTAAAGCTCCGCCTCCACCTTTTCCAAAAGGGCCAGGTCCGGGGAAAGGAGCCAGGGCTCGGAATCGGGCCCGTGCTCCGCCTGGGCCAAGAGGTCGGCGGCGAGGAGCTTGGGCGAGGCGGAGCCATCCGCCACCACCAGGGTTTCCGTGGGGCCTGCCAGGCCATCCAGGCCCACCACCCCGTAGACCAGGCGCTTGGCCGCCACCACGTAGGCGTTCCCCGGGCCCACGATCTTGTCCACCCGGGGTATGCGCCCCGTGCCGTAGGCCATGGCGGCGATGGCCTGGGCCCCGCCCATGGCGAAAAGCCGGTCCGCCCCCGCCACCCAGGCGGCGGCCAGGACCCCGGGGTGCACCCGGGGCGGGCTCGCCACCAAGACCTCCGCCACCCCCGCCACCTTGGCGGGCACCACGGCCATGAGGAGGCTGGAGAGGAGGGGGGCGCTCCCCCCGGGGACGTACACCCCCACCCGGGTAAGGGGCCGCACCAGCTGGCCCAAGACCCCCGCTTCCTCGGCCTTCAGAAACCCCCCCCGGGCCTCCTCCCGGTAGAAGGCCTCAATCCGCTCTTTGGCGGTTTCCAAGGCGTCCCGGAGGTCCGGGTCCAGGTCATCGTAGGCCTCCCGCCAGGCCTTCTTGGGGATCTCCTCCACGGGGTAGCCGTCCAGGTCCAGGCTCAGGCGGTCCAGGGCGGCATCCCCCTCCTCCCGAACCGCATGGAGGATGCCCCGGACGATCTCCTCCACCGTGGGGTCAAAGGATAACCCCCGGCGGGCGAAGCGCTCCCTCACCTCCTCAGCGCGGTAAATCATGCCTCCACTATACCCAGCGGCGGCGCTTCCTCACCTCTTCCACGCCTTCCAGCACCGCCTCAAACACGTGGTCGCCCACCTGCTGGGCCATCCGCACGGGCAAGCCCTCCTCCAGCTCCACCAGGCTCAGGCCCGGGCGCAGGCGGTAGTGTTGGCGAAGCCGCCCCTCCACCTCGAGGTCCGAAAGCCGCTCCACGTACGCCCTACCCCCCGGCATGGGGAAGCGGGCCACCTCCCCGGGCAGAAGGGATAGCCGGGGCAGGTAGAGGACCAGGGAAAGGGGGTCGTGGTAGGGGGTGAGGTAGGGCAAGGCCAGGCTCTCCTTGCCCTGGCTCACCAGGACCACCCCCTCCTCCTCCAGGCGCTCCACGGTGAAGACCCTGGCCTCCCGCGCCTCCACCCGTTCGGCGAAGTAGCGGGAGTAGCCCTCGGGGTCCGTTTCCGTCTGCCAGCGAAGCCGGACCTTGGGCAGGGGAAGGAGAAGCTCGGCGGTCAGGGTGGCCCGCACGCCCCCTTCCCCCGGGCGCACCTCCAAGCGCCCTTCCCCAGCGGGCTCCCCGGCGAAGAAATAGCGGTAGCGGTAAAGGGCGGGGCGCTCGGTCATGGCCTTAGCGTACCTTGATGGTGAGGGGTGGGCCAGGCACCTCCAGGAGGTAGTCCACGGGGTCCCGGCCCGGGACCCGGATGCGCAGGCGGTAGACGCCCTTCTGGTCAAACTCCACCCGGCCCGGCGCCGTTAGGAGGAGCTGGCCTGTGGGCAGGCGGGAGCCTGGGGGGGCCTCGAGGAGGAAGACCTCCGCCTTTTCCGTGGGGGGGTCGGTGCGGAACTCCATCACGTATGCCCCCCCTGAACCCCCGCGGGGAAGCAAGAGGATAACCCCTCCAAGAAGCCCCAAGGCCAAAAGCAAGAGGAGGAGAACCCCCCTCCGGGAAGGGGAAGCGGGCTTGGGTTCCACCACGGGGAAGGAGGGAAGCTCGGGCTCCTCTATGCGGATCACCTTAGGGCGGCTTGGGGGAGGCTCTGGCGGGCCCTCTCCCGCCCCGTCCACCTTGGGCGCCGCTTCCTCTACTTCTTGGGGCTCCACGGGAAGGCGCTTGCGGCCTGGAGCCTCCGGCTCGGGCAGGGGCGCAGGGGGTGGGATGGACCCCTCTTCCCAAAGGGCCTCTAGCCCCACCTCTTTCCGCTCAAGCCGCTCCAGGGTGTCCCGCAAGGGGAACTCGGCGTAGCGCTCGCCCAAAAGCGCCCGGGCCAGGGCCACCAAGGCCCCTTCCGGCTCCCCCGCCAAGGCCTCCATGCCCGCCCCCGCTAACCAGATGCGCTTGCCCTTCACTAAGAAAAGCTCCGGGGGTGGGGCAAGCCAAAATCCCTTGGCCTTTAAGGTGAGGAGGAGCGCCGCCACCTCCTTAAGCCAGTGCGCCGCCCGCTCCGGGTCCGCCACCCCCAGGTACTGGGCGAGGGGCACCGCCCCTATGGGCCACTCCAGGACCCAGGCCTCGGGAAGAACCTGCAAAACCGGAAGAAGCCCCTCCCCCTCCAGGGGCTTGCCCTGCGCCCCTTGGAGAACCATCACCGGCATGCCGGTGCGGGTGTCTTGGCCCTCGTAAACGGTAATGGCTCCAATACGGGCGAGAATGCGCCTTAGCCAATATGCGCCCAAAACCTCCATCCCCCCAAGTATACGCACCCCCCCATGAGGAGGCTTATAATCTGCCAAAGAAGGCCGGGCCTTTGGCCGGAAAGGAGCGGGGATGGAGTTCAAGATCACGCTGACCACGGAGGAGATCGTTCGGGGCTTGAAGCACTACCGCCGCATCGCCAAGCAGGATGTCCTCCGGGCGCCGGAAACGCCCAACCCGGAGGTCTTCCGCCGCCACGCCGAGGCGCGCCGCGAGGTCTACGCCAAGCTGGCGGAGGTGGCGGAGGCCGAGGGGCCCGAGGCGGTGGTCCAGTACGCCCTGGAGCTCTACAAGTCCCTGCCCTTCGTCACCGGCACCCCGGAGGACGCCTATCCGGAAATCAAGGGCCAGGAGAACGCCTTGGAAAACTTCTTCCTCATGATCGGCCTGGACCCCAAGATCCGCCGGGAAGCCCGCAAGGCCCGTAAGTCCCTGCAATGACCCTGGAACTCCTGAGGGCCCAGGCCCAGACCTGCACCGCCTGCCGCCTGGCGGAGGGCCGCACCCAGGTGGTTTTCGGCGAGGGCAACCCCGACGCCCAGCTCATGATCGTGGGGGAAGGCCCGGGGGAGGAGGAGGACAAGACGGGCCGCCCCTTCGTGGGCAAGGCGGGGCAACTCTTAAACCGCATCCTCGAGGCCGCCGGCATCCGCCGGGAGGAGATCTACATCACCAACATCGTCAAGTGCCGCCCCCCGGGAAACCGCACCCCCCTGCCCGACGAGGCCAAGATCTGCACGGACAAGTGGCTTTTGAAGCAGATTGAACTCATCGCCCCCCAGATCATCGTCCCCTTGGGGGCGGTGGCGGCGGAGTTCTTCCTTGGGGAAAAGGTTTCCATCACCAAGGTGCGGGGCAAGTGGTACGAGTGGCATGGCATCCGGGTCTTCCCCATGTTCCACCCCGCCTACCTCCTTAGGAACCCAAGCCGCGCCCCCGGAAGCCCCAAGCACCTCACCTGGCTGGACATCCAGGAGGTGAAGCGGGCCCTGGACGCCCTCCCTCCCAAGGAGCGCCGGCAGATCAAGGCGGTGAGCCAAGAGCCCTTGCTATAGAATGGACGCCGCCTCCGAGCCCGGATAGACCCTCAGGGCCTTCCGGGCCGGGCCTTTGGGCCCCGGGGTGGCGGGGGCAACCCCGCCGCCTGCCGCGGTGGCAAAGGAGGTAATCCATGCGCTTCTGGATTTGGTTCCCCTTTGTCCTGATGGGCGCCCTGGCCCAAAGCGTGCGGGTGGTGGCGGCGAGCGACCTGACCTACGCCCTAGGGGAACTCGCCCGTACCTTTGAGGCGCGCCACCCGGGAACGGAGGTCCTCCTCACCTTCGGCTCCTCGGGAAAACTTTACGCCCAGCTTGCCCAGGGCCTCGAGGCGGACCTCTTCTTCTCGGCGGAAAGCCTTTACCCCAAGCTCCTGGAGGAGAAGGGCCTGGCGGAGCCCGGCACCCAGCGCCTCTACGCCCTCGGCCGCCTTGCCCTCTGGCTGGACCGGCGGCTCGGCCTAAAGCCCAAACCCGAGGCCCTGAAAGACCCGAAGGTTACCCAGCTCGCCCTGGCCAACCCCATCCACGCTCCTTACGGCCGAGCCGCCCTCACCCTTCTTGAGCGCTACGGCCTCCTTCGGCGCAAGGACCTGACCCTACCCGGGATCTCCAAACCCTTCCGGGCCCTTTCCTGGGCGGAGATCCCTTGGGAACGCCTTACCCAAGGGGTGGAGGCCTACTGGGACACCGCCCCCTTGGCCCAAGGCAAACCCCACTTCCGGTTCGTCTACGGGGAAAACATCGCCCATACCGCCCAGCTCGCCCTGTCCGCCACGGGGGCGGGGATCTTGGCCCTGCCCCTGGTCCTCCACGAAAGCCTCTCCGGCCCCGGGGTGTACTGGGTGCCCCCCTGGGGAAGCCACCTGGCCCTGGAGCAGAGCTACGTAATCCTCAAAGGTAGGGCCAGGCCCGAGGTCCTGGCCTTTCACCGCTTCGTGGGAAGCCAAGAGGGTAGGGCTATCCTAAGGCGCTACGGCTTCCTGCTTCCCGGAGAGTAGATGCCCGAGCCCGAGTTCTTCCTCGCCCTCCGCCTCTCCCTCCTGGTGGCCTCCTTGAGCGCAGGGCTTCTCCTCCTTTTGGGAACCCCCCTCGCCTGGCTCCTCGCCTTCCGCGACTTCCCGGGAAAAGCCCTGTTGGAGGCGGTCTTCCTCCTCCCCCTCGTCCTACCCCCCACGGTCCTCGGCTTCTACCTCCTCCTCTTCCTGGGGCCCGAGGGGCCTTGG carries:
- a CDS encoding helical backbone metal receptor, which encodes MRLFHELLGPVDLPDHFGRIVSLAPNLTDALFALGVGDRLVGRSAFCHRPAQVLSLPVVASYTKTRLELLRSLKPDLVLLSTGVQREQALRLKEEGFPVYAVPLPTSPYGILENLSTLGHLLGLEAEATGLAHRLAERYAALRGRFRLRVYFEMDLGGPITVGRGSYIAQALLHLGLEPIFLDVPQAYFAPDLEEVARRKPDLFLYEPKPWGKNPLAKAKALAEARGWTFPVAATDGDELAHYGPMFFDFLEKLASRVEETLGQA
- the hisD gene encoding histidinol dehydrogenase; protein product: MIYRAEEVRERFARRGLSFDPTVEEIVRGILHAVREEGDAALDRLSLDLDGYPVEEIPKKAWREAYDDLDPDLRDALETAKERIEAFYREEARGGFLKAEEAGVLGQLVRPLTRVGVYVPGGSAPLLSSLLMAVVPAKVAGVAEVLVASPPRVHPGVLAAAWVAGADRLFAMGGAQAIAAMAYGTGRIPRVDKIVGPGNAYVVAAKRLVYGVVGLDGLAGPTETLVVADGSASPKLLAADLLAQAEHGPDSEPWLLSPDLALLEKVEAELYRQLSELPRAEIAKRALERGGLVLTRDLEEAFALANLYAPEHLCLALADPLPWLGKVQNAGGVFLGEGSPEALGDYIAGPSHVMPTSGTARFQGGLSVRDFLKVIPVVGLGDRAVKELAAKGAVLARAEGLEGHARSLDLRR
- a CDS encoding DUF3108 domain-containing protein — protein: MTERPALYRYRYFFAGEPAGEGRLEVRPGEGGVRATLTAELLLPLPKVRLRWQTETDPEGYSRYFAERVEAREARVFTVERLEEEGVVLVSQGKESLALPYLTPYHDPLSLVLYLPRLSLLPGEVARFPMPGGRAYVERLSDLEVEGRLRQHYRLRPGLSLVELEEGLPVRMAQQVGDHVFEAVLEGVEEVRKRRRWV
- a CDS encoding uracil-DNA glycosylase, whose product is MTLELLRAQAQTCTACRLAEGRTQVVFGEGNPDAQLMIVGEGPGEEEDKTGRPFVGKAGQLLNRILEAAGIRREEIYITNIVKCRPPGNRTPLPDEAKICTDKWLLKQIELIAPQIIVPLGAVAAEFFLGEKVSITKVRGKWYEWHGIRVFPMFHPAYLLRNPSRAPGSPKHLTWLDIQEVKRALDALPPKERRQIKAVSQEPLL
- the modA gene encoding molybdate ABC transporter substrate-binding protein; the protein is MRFWIWFPFVLMGALAQSVRVVAASDLTYALGELARTFEARHPGTEVLLTFGSSGKLYAQLAQGLEADLFFSAESLYPKLLEEKGLAEPGTQRLYALGRLALWLDRRLGLKPKPEALKDPKVTQLALANPIHAPYGRAALTLLERYGLLRRKDLTLPGISKPFRALSWAEIPWERLTQGVEAYWDTAPLAQGKPHFRFVYGENIAHTAQLALSATGAGILALPLVLHESLSGPGVYWVPPWGSHLALEQSYVILKGRARPEVLAFHRFVGSQEGRAILRRYGFLLPGE